The following proteins come from a genomic window of Miscanthus floridulus cultivar M001 chromosome 2, ASM1932011v1, whole genome shotgun sequence:
- the LOC136538741 gene encoding uncharacterized protein, translating to MARVLVDFVLVATLTAVLLLAAAPPPPARAAWVDSDYPSSVPCGVTIPVEQCDPAVAAANAACRDMCHYGGRRGGRCVSPGRLALVQGCHCRC from the exons ATGGCGCGCGTCCTCGTCGACTTCGTCCTCGTGGCCACGCTCACCG CGGTCCTCCTCCTCGCGGCggcgcctcctcctccggcgAGGGCGGCGTGGGTGGACTCGGACTACCCGTCGAGCGTGCCGTGCGGGGTGACCATCCCCGTGGAGCAGTGCGACCCGGCGGTCGCCGCGGCGAACGCCGCGTGCCGGGACATGTGCCACTACGGAGGGCGGCGAGGCGGGCGGTGCGTGTCCCCTGGGCGGCTCGCGCTAGTGCAGGGATGTCATTGCAGGTGCTAG